Below is a window of Humulus lupulus chromosome 2, drHumLupu1.1, whole genome shotgun sequence DNA.
TCATACTTGATTACCGTTAAATGATTATTCAACTACAAGTCATATGTTAATATGTAGTGATATGAAAGCTGCTAGGAGGAAATGCAACGTTTTGTTAAGAAAATTGTGGATTTGATGCGAGAGGAAATGCTATTTTCATGGCAAGGTGGTCCAATCATTATGCTGCAGGTTGGATGGATTTAAATTTGAGCATTACTTATTTTAGGGATATCGATTTTGTTATATAAATGGAGATCTGAGCATTGTTCAAATTGTGAGAGTTGCAATTAGGATGAAAAACACTTGTTCTTAATGAAGTTCTATGTTTAGGGTGCTTCTTTTTTAGTATGATAAAAAGGGTGGGATGTGTTTGTAATTTGCAAGGAGAGGGACTTCAAATCATGGTACCTTATTTGATCGAGATTGGatgcttttcttttcttttttcttttattttttgaaatagttattttttttacatgGGGAGGGTGGTGTTAAGGAGAGACTTAAAAATCACGGTGGTATCTTATTTAATTAAGTGCATTTCCCAGCCCCTCTTTAATCAAGTGCATTTCAAATCATGGTACTTTATTTGATCGAGATTGgatgcttttattttattttctgaaatagtttttttttttacatgggGAGGGTGGTGTTAACTTAAAAATCACGGTGgtatcttatttaatcaagtgcaTTTCCCAGCCCCTCCACCACCTAATGCTTGTGGTCTTACAGTCATTTACACAACAATGCTAAGTATGATTCATGCAGAACCACAGAAGTAGAATAGAAGTCTCCTTTAAAATTATGAATTACGAGCTAATCCCTGATTGTTTTGGTTCTTTGTCCCTTGATGCTTATATAGTGTGGAATTCAtgttgactaatttttttttcaactatACTAAATGTAGAGATTAAAGTAGTTCATTTGAATCATAATCCTTATGTTGTGTACCTCTTTGATTGTTAATATGCTACACATTTTCTTATATGTTCTTATTGCAAATTTATCAGATTGAAAATGAATACGGAAATATTGAAGGGAAGTTTGGGCAGAAAGGAAAGGACTATGTTAAGTGGGCAGCAAAGATGGCTTTAAGCCTTGGTGCTGGGGTTCCATGGGTGATGTGCAGGCAAACTGATGCTCTGGATAAAGTTGTAAGGTCTTAGCCATTGCTTTAAATTTTCTGAACTTATATATTATGGCTGTAAGAATGTATAGGGATAGGTGAAACTTTGTTGAAATTTCTGTCTTTCTTTGACTGTGATACCCAATCAGTTGTTGTGTTTATTTCATTTTGGTTGTGGGAATGAAGTTTTTTCTGACTATGTAGTTGATGTAGTTAAGGTGTTTGGTTACATGTTTGAATGAAAAAAATGAAAGCTAATGTTATTGTTTTGGCATCATCTACTCTTTCTAGTATTTGGCCCTACATAAACAACATCTACTCTTTCTAGTATTTTGTTTTGTATTTGATTTACAGATTTTAGTGTTAAACTGTTCaataaagtttgtaataaatagacATTGTGTTGTTCAAAAGAAAGGTTGTTTAAAaatttttctaataaattttaTTTGGATTTATTTCTTCAGGGGTTCAGTCTCCACACCACGACATCACATTCGACGTGGAATGGTGTTGACTTCTCCTACCGGTCAAATTGAGACATGGCGTCTAAAGCATTATGATGCTGAGAAAGGATGGACTGGAATAGAGCTCAGGCCATTATATGtaagtaatttaaatttttatttattatatttattatatttcttactaataattaattaaatatattattaggaTAAAATGATGGAGTTAAGGGGTCAACATCCTCCATAAGAATTGTCTCATAAAGAGATTATGGAGCGTGTACTTGGACGTGATTCGGTATATTTGCGAGGGTGGGGGAAATCTCCTAGTGTCACAACTTCTACTTCACATCGTGAAAATATTGTGGGTAATCAACCAACTTATGAAGAGTTAGTTGAATGACTTAATGATACAACTTCCCGCCTTAATGCTACTAACGAAAAACTTAGTGTGGTTGTGGATATACTTCGTCATAACAATTTGATGGcaccgcctccaccacctccaacaAACCAAGCTTCAGATGCAAATTTAAGAGAGTCGCTATCTTTTTCAGTTcgggagtcacaagatgattcttagtttatttacattaatttactaaggaatgaactttatgaagtttttattttttattttggtagggTTAACTTtaaaatgataactttatgacttattttagtattgaacattataaagaattttag
It encodes the following:
- the LOC133815984 gene encoding beta-galactosidase 9-like: MQRFVKKIVDLMREEMLFSWQGGPIIMLQIENEYGNIEGKFGQKGKDYVKWAAKMALSLGAGVPWVMCRQTDALDKVVRS